Sequence from the Metopolophium dirhodum isolate CAU chromosome 2, ASM1992520v1, whole genome shotgun sequence genome:
ACCGATGTCAGCGCGAAAAAAGAACAACGAAACGAAAagacaaaacgaaaaaaaaattgaaggtcaCATCGGCAATTATATAgtagaggtacctatattatgttgtaatgaTATTTATTGTCTGCATTTACGCGCAgcgtatgattttatattaaaattattatttattaaacgcaCGCATCGGGCGTACTACAGGTCTTCGTTGTTGGGAATTATCGATCGCAACAAATATAAAAGTAGAATgtacgtaaataattaaaagtgataaatcgacaataaaaaaaaaaaaaaaaaacgaccatTAACCACGTTTTTCGTTAACACAtcacataggtatataggtattatctgTCTAGCAGTTTTTCTCGTTGttttttgtcaatttatttatttttgcaacGAGCGAGTCTTCGTCGTACgagcaataacaataaataataatcatatcataaatatatgtgcatattataaGACCCATACGGTCCACATCATTTTGCGCAGCAGTAGAACTATAGAGAGAGAGGTGATAATAATACGCGCACTGGAATTTTACATGCCGCTGTGAATAAACTGTGCGTAGCAATTATAACGACCCAGTTGCTGATAGTGTCTTGGTTTTTCAACGACAATTACACGGTTTTTACTTTTCTGCAGACGACTTGACAGATTTAACGACAACAGACTCGGCCGAAacacgttaatattatcattattgaacGCTGCAGGTAGTCTgctcgcatataatatatattatataatatatataaatgtgacgCAAAGCAATAcgaaatgaataatttaacgaataacgattaaagaaatgtataatatgaacattgaaCACCGTCCGGATTGCGGGTGGAGTGCAGCTAACGTCGCGAGAGGGGCCGTATAGTAAGTCCGAGTATTAAAATCGACCGGTTTTCGCTCGGATATCGTTAAAATGAGTAAACCGAGCCACGTTTTActgcacatattattactattataattattatttgtattattttattatacaggtGTGAGTCTGGGAGAGTGAGTGGAATCgaaaaattctataataattgaaaaacaatcggaagcaatgaaaattatttttatcacgtaaACATTTTCcgataataatgtatgtatgaatacGACACGTGATGTGGTGGTGGCGAtggtgacggcggcggcggtagtgGTAGCGACTTGTTGCCCGGCCGTTAGAAATCGCGCGATGCGTGACAACACACAAAACCCTGGgaaaacggcggcggcggcggcggcggaaatCATTAGCAGCGCGATTCGGCGGGAGCCAAAGGGGAAATACGCCCGTAgttttttaatcgttttttttccgTTTCCGAAAAAATTAACACCCGGAAAAGGAACGAGTGgtgcgaaaaaataaataaataaaacggcTACGAACGCGGTCCGCGTACATAATAATTGTCCCGGAGTCGTCAATCATTTAACTCTTTCGTTACGCGTGTCATTCGCGATTGCATAtgttcaacgaaaaaaaaaaatatatatattatataaaaacgaaACGCGCACCCTGCGCGTATTTCCCGGGGACTCGACGACAATAATTATCGCAACTTGTACGTATATACGTGGCCGGAACGAAAATCGAAAGAAGTGAAAAAACGAAAAGGGGTGAACGCCGCGGAAACCGATGACATTGATGCTGATCGATTATCGATTTTctcgtggcggcggcggcgttacACGCGGcgggtaaaaaataataatgataataataaaaccgagCCGGGTGCGTTTTTTCTCCATAATATTCGCCTTTTGTCGTCGCATCATTAATCATCTTTTCGGAAGCGATTCCGCACGATCGATTAaaactactactactacacgATTACTAATACCTACtcgtttcttttaaaaaattattttttcccttcttttatttccttaaaaaacaatttttttgcagaaaaagtttattttttttatttaatgtgctTGAAATTCTCACGAGATTGTTATTTTCGTTATTGTTAACGAAGTTGTTGATGCGAAATTCAAGACACGTAACCGGATACCCTCCGTTTCTTTACAAAtattgagtgtttttttttcacgccatcatcaattttaatcaGCAAGGAGTTGATAGTGTGAAATGTGCGCGCACTTAAATTGATTAGAATTGAAACCGTTTAATGTGCCCCGTATTgccgtttatattttaaagacggAATAATTCCGGCCGAATAATTTTTTACGCGCCgttgttgaaatattatatcaaaataataatacgtagtaactatatatacacaaaaaacGATTGGTTTCGTAAATTTTCGTTTCCACGTCGACacagtgtatataggtacacaatatttataggtgcataatattatactatattattttaatatacgttCCATTTTAACGAGAATAACTAAAAATTGTCTgccgaaaataattttaaaaccacctatacctatacgttATCATGAAAAAGTGTCCGGAATACATGGACCGCAAGGTGTTCGAATTCGGAACGGAGGATGCGGGCCCAGGACCTGCAGCATACGGGGCCCGGACGACGGTGGGTCGCCTGAACCGATTGCCCACCGTAGCCGGTGCACCATCGTGCTCGATGCACCAGAGACTGGACTTGGGCAACGAGACCGAGGGGCCAGGGCCGGTAGTGTACAATCTGGCACAGCTGACGTGCCGTGGTCGAGCCATGGCGCCACGGTACAGCATGGCCAAGAAACTGCCTTTCGACGGCGACATGGACAACCCGGGACCGGCGGCGTACAAGCCTAGAGTCCCGGTCAATGGTCCGGTACCCAAGATGCTGTTTCGGATAATCGACCCAGATCCCGTAACGTcgaaaatatactattattataattattttaattttaaattactaggtGTGCCATGTGGACACATCTGGTTAACTAGGTACATATTCCACTATTGATTTCCTTTTTTCAAAACAGTTTCAATTCAAGaacgaaataaaaattagtCAAATATTGATCATTAAAGAGCTGTAATTCTGTcatgacataaaatattatgattttttattatatcaaattttaaaatcgaGTCCTTCCCTGAAAACAGTACTTTTTGAGTTATGTCAGTCTTGAACACCCAGTTcgataattaatagtttttaggtatatacctactatacgtcAGCTACAGGTGAGACTCACAATCTGACTAACTTTTGGCAACTGGACAAAATATCTTCTATTTTAATGATAAGTTTATATCATGATTCATTTTTTAGAGTGGAGTGTACCACAAATCCCCAAATATTTTAGCATGGAAGTATATTTgggaattttcatttatttaaaaacgaagATTAATCAGATTTCGAAATGaaaagaaatttataaatataaaacttttctaaaatgtatacatataccgATTGTGGcagtgaaaatgtttaaacttttaatatgccCGATATGctcatatattataagatacacATGTGatttatagttgttatttttcgtcttatcaaattttaatttgtacgaTCCATCgcgtaatagtataatattattcgtctgTATGTTATATGTAATTGACTACTTATGTATAAGgttgatttattattgtgtGCATATATATGTTTGTTTAAGAGAGCCGTCAACCCTGGGTCCAACGTTTACAAGTTGCCGTCAACACTGTCGCGCAAAAAGATTACGCTGGCCAAGAAAATCGACGAAATCATAGACATCAAATCACCCGGTCCGGTATATCAAACGGTGCCTTTGAACAAATACAAAACGAAAGCGCCCCAATACAGTCTGTCGAAGAAATTCGAAAACCCTCTGTTGGCCAACGAGATGAATGGCCAATCGCCGAGCCCGCAGGCATACAATCCCACGCTCAAGTACAAGTACAAAGTTATGCCGAAGTTTTCGTTCGGGATGCGGCGTCCCGATAAATTTCCACCATTAGTGGTGTGTGGCGACGAtgttaaaataccaaaataaacgGTTTGTAACTATATTTCCGTCTAAGGACCTCGCCGTCGCGTGTCCGTAGCGTATAAAGGCACTATCacgacataatatacctacgtcctacagggtatacgaaaataatataccattattaattttgttatatttgtatttacctGATTGCACGCGTTACAGTGATAATGTTCTTTTCGTTTGAGCTTGCAGAAAGCGCGGCTGCAGGGTTGTTCGGGTCCGTATTTCTCATGCCGTTCTAAACTCATCCACTCTGGTAAAACTTGAATAGTCACGACCGGTTCGATACTCAAACTGGAATCTGTTTTCGGTTTTTCTAAATAATGCACAAACAATATTTccattagtatttactaattattaaagtagttaaatttatattggcAATTTAATTcgatacttaaataattaataatcagtaCTAGCTAATTAATAACAAGATTCGAATGGTGCACAATCAAGTCTTTCgacttcattataatatatagtgtgacaataataataagtcgtGTAAAATGTTCGATCACTTCCACCGAAAAAAGCGaagctaataaattataataatatgtgggtataatatataatatataatatatatatagtaaatacgTAATATGCGTATATCGTATACAatcaatttctaaataatataaatatatatataaaaaaaaaaaataaaaaaataatgataactataataataatttctgcaTGACCCACCTGTCAGGGTTGCAGGGTCTGAAAAATTTGGAGAGGAACTCTTAGCGTTCGATAGGCCGCTCATAGGGTAGAAAGTGCCCGAAGCCTTCACCACTTTGAAcaagacagaaaaaaaacaatcaagACAAAAATACTACGCTAAGATAATTCGTTTAaaacagaaataaataaaaaataaaacacataccCGTTGTCGACCGTTGGCTGGTAGCTGAATCGGACGGCGAAGGGGTGGCTTGGGGTCTCGCCGGAGACAAAATCTCTTCTTTGATTTGAGGTTCTGTGACAAACGACGGgcgagttatattattatatggttatagGTATACGCTGTTTTTATTATTCCGTAATAATACTGGTAAACACaaattgtttattacaatattattgaacgtTTAGTGCGAACTTACCTAATTTCTCAGATATCTGCAAACCAGCGGTGGCCTGatgttgtaataaatgttgAGCCATCTGAGTGTATCTGGTGAACGAGTAACCGCATCCAGCTCGCACGCAGTGAAAATGCTTATTGATCGTGTTACTGCAAAAATATTGAAACGGAccgtgaaataaaaatataacgaacCACGTAGGTATATGGCGTACAGCGtgttatatatactattattattagatatataataatatcaactgcTGCAGGGGTTCGggctaattatttatttttttcccgtcgttatataatataataattatgttgtaattGTACTCACTTTGCGCACGTCTCCAGCCGGCAGTCGACCGATCGGTCGAAGAACAAAAATCCTTCCATGATGGTGACGTTGTCATGGAAATGGGTGGAATGGGCTTGTAACTCTTCGTCGTTGTCTGTGGCGAAAAAGCATCGGGGCCGGCGGCAGTGATAGTGCAACGCGACGCCTTCACTGGTGTACTTGCAGAGATTGTCCGGACAACCGTATCGATATTCCTCGAAACAGTGTTGTTCCTGAAAAAGGAcgtaaatgcatattttatgaaTCTCAGAAAACAaaacgtttgaaaaaaatataatataattgtgttttattcatacgtatgtatgttatataaaatagtgaCGGTTTCTTTTTCACCCGTTGTGGTTACGATACGAAGatacgaaaattaaaaaaaaaaaaaaaaccagaaacATTATATGGCCAAAACTCGATATTTCAGTCGAAAAAGgcataattatcaatttaacataggtacatttttaaacatatcaATTACATTCTTAGTATTTCTTATGAACAATCTCATCTCGTGGAATGTGTTTagaatatgtatgtattttttttcatgtatatgGCCATAGAATAAAAACCGTCAGAGAACGTCGTCGTAACGTGATGCCCTGCCTGACCCCGTGACGAATCCAGAGGGGGGGGGAGACAGAACCCCCCCAGACATAATATTTctccaatttttttataattctataattacTATACGTACTATAATTAGTACCttagacatataatatatgtattatatgatgTCTATGGATTAGAAATTTAgaactatatatacctaatataatcaataatttatttattacattaaaattatactaatattaagtattggaaataaaaataaagtgtatattgtaattgtattgtgAAAAAATCGGTGCCCTCCCATCCCCAGATCTTTACTCTGGATCCGTGCCTGGGCCCCGACCCCTACAAACTATCAAAACACGACCCCAACCCTCGCATCGAAAATCGGATGAAAAAACCTATCTATTAAAACCACATCTATTGGTGCAGCACAATATGACACGACAATgccattacaataatatgatatgcatataaatatcgcgtatcttcgtttttttttttacgtcacGGTGAGTCTTACCAGGGTGGTCTGGGTGGGCACTTCCGCATCTTCCGACTGTTGCGACTGTCCCGACGACTGCGATGGCTTGGGCAATTTGAAACTGGTAAATATGGCCTGCGGGGAATCACCGGTGGACCCGCCTGCATAGTCATTCCATACTTCGATCACCCGGTTCTTTGGTGGTCGGCCGCGCTTCCTCCTGAACAGAGCGTCCAACGAATTGTACTGACCGTATGGGATGTCGTGGCTCTTGATGTGTTCGCCGCGTTCCGACGGCAGTACCGCCTCGTAACATCCTTCCTGCAAAGCGTACGCACcccgtgttat
This genomic interval carries:
- the LOC132938624 gene encoding ciliary microtubule associated protein 1B-like, with translation MKKCPEYMDRKVFEFGTEDAGPGPAAYGARTTVGRLNRLPTVAGAPSCSMHQRLDLGNETEGPGPVVYNLAQLTCRGRAMAPRYSMAKKLPFDGDMDNPGPAAYKPRVPVNGPVPKMLFRIIDPDPRAVNPGSNVYKLPSTLSRKKITLAKKIDEIIDIKSPGPVYQTVPLNKYKTKAPQYSLSKKFENPLLANEMNGQSPSPQAYNPTLKYKYKVMPKFSFGMRRPDKFPPLVVCGDDVKIPK